In one Lolium rigidum isolate FL_2022 chromosome 3, APGP_CSIRO_Lrig_0.1, whole genome shotgun sequence genomic region, the following are encoded:
- the LOC124695292 gene encoding NAC domain-containing protein 22-like encodes MAVAPASTMEAEQPLPGFRFHPTEEELLGFYLSHVALGKKLHFDIIGTLNIYRHDPWDLPRLAKIGEREWYFFVPRDRKAGSGGRPNRTTQRGFWKATGSDRAIRSAADPKRVIGLKKTLVFYQGRAPRGTKTDWVMNEYRLPDHAAGAAPPREDTVLCKIYRKATPLKELEQRASATAMEEMMMQRPGWNGGYGGEARAWPAPVTISTGDDYLSSSDDVQDNFLFHSSSSSAAPSGNSKNDDAPREAKKEADVAAVTVASASALSLQQSANVPSNFQLPAANPPCSIQIPAANPTCSLELPAANQGVFDWLQDPFLTQLRSPWQDQHCLSPYAHLLYY; translated from the coding sequence ATGGCAGTGGCACCGGCGTCGACCATGGAGGCCGAGCAGCCCCTCCCTGGCTTCCGGTTCCACCCCACGGAGGAGGAGCTCCTCGGCTTCTACCTCTCCCACGTCGCACTCGGCAAGAAGCTCCACTTCGACATCATCGGCACGCTCAACATCTACCGCCACGACCCCTGGGACCTCCCAAGGCTGGCCAAGATCGGGGAGAGGGAGTGGTACTTCTTCGTGCCGCGTGACCGGAAGGCTGGCAGCGGCGGCCGGCCGAACCGGACGACGCAGCGCGGGTTCTGGAAGGCGACGGGGTCCGACAGGGCCATCCGGAGCGCCGCCGACCCCAAGCGGGTCATCGGGCTCAAGAAGACGCTCGTCTTCTACCAGGGCCGCGCGCCAAGGGGCACCAAGACGGACTGGGTGATGAACGAGTACCGCCTCCCCGAccacgccgccggcgccgcgccgCCCAGGGAGGACACGGTGCTGTGCAAGATATACCGGAAGGCCACGCCGCTCAAGGAGCTCGAGCAGAGAGCCTCTGCGACCGCGATGGAGGAGATGATGATGCAGAGGCCCGGCTGGAACGGAGGATACGGCGGCGAAGCCAGAGCGTGGCCGGCCCCGGTCACCATCTCCACCGGCGACGACTATCTGTCGTCGTCCGACGACGTCCAGGACAATTTCCTGttccactcctcctcctcgtcggcagcGCCATCTGGCAACAGCAAGAATGACGACGCGCCCAGGGAAGCCAAGAAGGAAGCGGACGTCGCCGCAGTCACCGTGGCGTCGGCGTCCGCTTTGTCTCTACAGCAATCTGCGAACGTGCCCTCCAACTTCCAGCTCCCGGCGGCCAACCCTCCATGCAGTATCCAGATCCCGGCGGCGAACCCGACCTGCAGCCTCGAGCTACCGGCGGCGAACCAAGGAGTGTTCGACTGGCTGCAAGACCCGTTCCTGACGCAGCTGCGGAGCCCGTGGCAGGACCAGCATTGCCTGTCCCCTTACGCCCATCTTCTCTACTATTGA